A portion of the Podospora pseudoanserina strain CBS 124.78 chromosome 2, whole genome shotgun sequence genome contains these proteins:
- the NAM7 gene encoding ATP-dependent RNA helicase (EggNog:ENOG503NUY7; COG:L) has product MEDAFNHLGNHLVSDSAATINATADDFDDETESFLGDLKEHGSPTNALRRHDDNDNQGPEDFRDDDSNFSGPRNDVNSRGPEEEKELPAHACAYCGIHSPSCVVKCIAKECNKWFCSARGNSSSSHIVNHLVRARHKEVQLHPESALGDTTLECYNCGNKNVFMLGFIPAKSDTVVVLLCRQPCAAGSSAKDMSWDVSRWQPLIEDRSFLNWIVSPPTDAEQLRARHLTPPMIAKLEEMWKEAPSATVADLEKGTGVDDDPHPVLLKYDDPYHYQNVFGPLVKMESDYDKKLKEAQSEDHLVVRWDMGLNNKHLASFILPKIESGDVKLAVGDEMRIKYKGELRAPWEGVGYVIKIPNNQSDEVTLELRKAANDKSVPTECTHNFSADYVWKATSYDRMQFAMKTFAVDELSVSGYIFHKLLGHEVAVAPMKTQMPKRFHVPGLPELNHSQITAIKTVLSTPLSLIQGPPGTGKTVTSATIIYHLARMNNSQVLVCAPSNVAVDQLCERIHRTGLKVVRLTAKSREDVESSVSFLALHEQVRLYKQSSELTNLNKLKAAAGELSSQDEKRFKQLTRQAEREILNSADVVCCTCVGAGDPRLSKMKFRNVLIDESTQSAEPECMIPLVLGCKQVVLVGDHKQLGPVIMNKKAAKAGLNQSLFERLVKLNLVPIRLNVQYRMHPCLSEFPSNMFYEGSLQNGVTITERLRKDVDFPWPVAETPMMFWSNLGNEEISASGTSYLNRTEASNVEKIVTRFFKAGVKPSDIGVITPYEGQRSYIVSTMQNTGTFKKESYKEVEVASVDAFQGREKDFIVLSCVRSNDNQGIGFLSDPRRLNVALTRAKYGLVIIGNPKVLSKHELWHHLLVHFKDRKCLVEGPLTNLQTSLIQFSRPKMSFRPRHNAQAQHVSGGFTNGRGYGGAVNGSHRDFDTGSVLSYANGIPDDVSSIHSSALGGAGLTSAYPQMFSNFHPEQWPGLPGANQASRPGAKGRARIAESVAGESVANSECTDASASVIGGKGVGQGGASLGAGLSEAISSARPTSYSRSDRLKQYVESGGRSLGLGSGYGRRFDDDEKSVSTAFASQIGTGFD; this is encoded by the exons ATGGAGGACGCCTTCAACCACCTCGGAAACCACCTTGTTTCCGACTCTGCCGCCACCATTAATGCCACCGCCGACGACTTCGACGATGAAACCGAGAGCTTCCTGGGCGATCTTAAGGAACACGGCTCCCCGACAAACGCCCTCCGTCGCCATGATGACAATGACAACCAGGGCCCCGAAGACTTCCGCGATGATGACAGCAACTTCAGTGGCCCAAGAAACGATGTAAACTCGAGAGGTccagaagaggaaaaggagctGCCCGCTCACGCTTGCGC GTATTGCGGCATTCACTCCCCGTCCTGTGTGGTCAAGTGCATTGCAAAGGAATGCAACAAGTGGTTCTGCAGTGCTCGTGGTAATTCGAGTTCCTCACATATTGTCAACCACCTTGTACGAGCCCGCCACAAGGAGGTTCAGCTTCATCCCGAGTCAGCCCTTGGCGATACCACCCTCGAATGCTACAACTGCGGCAACAAGAATGTCTTTATGCTGGGCTTCATCCCCGCCAAATCCGATACCGTTGTCGTTCTTTTGTGTCGCCAACCTTGCGCTGCTGGCAGTTCGGCCAAGGACATGAGCTGGGATGTTTCGCGATGGCAACCCCTCATCGAGGATCGGTCCTTTCTCAACTGGATTGTCTCCCCACCGACCGACGCCGAACAGCTTCGAGCTCGCCATTTGACCCCGCCCATGATTGCGAAACTTGAGGAGATGTGGAAAGAGGCTCCAAGTGCCACTGTCGCCGATCTGGAGAAAGGAACCGGCGTAGACGACGATCCGCATCCCGTGCTCCTCAAGTACGATGATCCGTACCACTATCAGAATGTCTTTGGGCCCCTTGTGAAGATGGAGTCGGACTATgacaagaagctcaaggaagCGCAGTCTGAGGACCATCTCGTGGTTCGCTGGGATATGGGTCTGAATAACAAGCACCTGGCCAGCTTTATCCTGCCCAAGATCGAATCCGGCGATGTCAAATTGGCCGTGGGCGATGAGATGCGCATCAAGTACAAGGGCGAACTTCGTGCCCCatgggagggtgttggataTGTTATCAAGATCCCCAACAACCAGTCGGACGAAGTTACCCTTGAGTTAAGAAAGGCGGCGAACGACAAATCGGTCCCCACCGAATGCACGCACAACTTCTCGGCCGACTATGTCTGGAAGGCCACGTCCTACGACCGTATGCAATTCGCTATGAAGACCTTCGCTGTGGATGAGCTCAGTGTTTCTGGGTACATTTTCCATAAGTTGCTGGGCCACGAGGTAGCCGTTGCTCCCATGAAGACGCAGATGCCGAAGAGGTTCCACGTTCCAGGGTTGCCTGAGCTGAATCACAGTCAGATCACTGCCATCAAGACTGTTCTGTCCACCCCTCTCAGTTTGATCCAGGGGCCGCCAGGTACCGGAAAGACGGTCACCTCAGCCACCATCATCTACCATCTTGCCAGAATGAACAATAGTCAGGTTCTCGTCTGCGCCCCCTCCAACGTTGCTGTCGATCAGCTTTGCGAACGTATTCACCGCACGGGTCTCAAGGTCGTTCGCTTGACAGCCAAGTCTCGTGAGGATGTCGAATCGTCCGTCAGCTTCTTGGCCCTCCACGAGCAGGTCCGCCTTTACAAGCAGAGCAGTGAGCTCACAAatctcaacaagctcaaggccgCCGCAGGTGAACTATCTTCTCAGGACGAGAAGAGGTTCAAGCAACTGACTCGCCAGGCCGAGAGGGAGATTCTCAACAGCGCTGATGTCGTGTGCTGCACTTGCGTCGGTGCCGGCGACCCGAGACTGTCCAAAATGAAGTTCCGGAACGTGCTGATCGACGAGTCTACTCAGTCAGCTGAGCCCGAGTGCATGATTCCTCTTGTCCTCGGATGCAAGCaggttgttcttgttggtgaTCACAAGCAGCTCGGCCCCGTCATCATGAACAAGAAGGCGGCCAAGGCTGGTCTTAACCAGTCTCTGTTCGAGAGGTTGGTCAAGCTCAACCTGGTTCCCATTCGGCTCAACGTTCAGTATCGTATGCACCCTTGCCTTTCAGAATTTCCTTCCAACATGTTTTACGAAGGGTCGCTCCAGAACGGTGTCACCATAACTGAGCGCCTTCGCAAGGATGTCGACTTCCCGTGGCCTGTTGCTGAAACTCCGATGATGTTCTGGTCCAACTTGGGCAATGAAGAAATTTCGGCATCCGGAACATCTTACCTGAACCGCACCGAAGCTTCCAACGTGGAGAAGATTGTTACTCGCTTCTTCAAGGCTGGTGTGAAGCCGTCTGATATCGGTGTCATTACTCCGTACGAAGGCCAGCGCAGCTACATTGTCAGCACCATGCAGAATACGGGCACTTTCAAAAAGGAGAGCTACaaggaggtcgaggttgcTTCGGTCGACGCTTTCCAGGGCCGTGAGAAGGACTTTATCGTTCTTTCTTGCGTCCGTTCCAATGACAACCAGGGCATTGGTTTCTTGTCCGACCCTCGTCGTCTCAACGTCGCGCTCACTCGAGCCAAGTATGGTCTTGTCATCATCGGCAACCCCAAGGTTCTGTCCAAGCATGAGTTATGGCATCATCTTCTTGTTCACTTTAAGGATCGCAAGTGCTTGGTAGAAGGCCCTCTTACCAACCTTCAGACTTCCCTCATCCAGTTCAGCCGGCCCAAGATGAGCTTCCGTCCCCGCCACAACGCACAGGCCCAGCATGTGTCTGGTGGTTTTACCAACGGCAGAGGTTATGGCGGCGCTGTCAACGGCTCCCACCGCGATTTCGACACTGGCTCGGTGCTTTCGTATGCTAACGGTATTCCGGATGATGTCTCGTCCATTCACAGCTCTGCCTTGGGTGGCGCGGGCCTTACATCGGCTTACCCTCAGATGTTCTCCAACTTCCATCCAGAGCAGTGGCCCGGCTTGCCCGGGGCCAACCAGGCTAGCCGTCCCGGGGCCAAGGGTCGTGCTCGCATTGCTGAGAGTGTTGCTGGCGAGAGCGTTGCCAACAGCGAGTGTACGGATGCGAGTGCGAGTGTTATTGGTGGCAAGGGCGTCGGTCAGGGTGGTGCGAGCCTGGGAGCTGGTCTTAGCGAGGCTATCAGCTCGGCTCGTCCTACCTCGTACAGCCGTAGCGACCGTCTCAAGCAGTACGTGGAGAGCGGCGGGCGCAGTCTCGGCTTGGGCAGCGGATATGGCCGTCGCTtcgatgatgacgagaagAGCGTCAGCACAGCGTTTGCTAGTCAAATTGGGACAGGGTTCGACTGA
- the IMP4 gene encoding snoRNA-binding rRNA-processing protein imp4 (BUSCO:EOG09263LR1; EggNog:ENOG503NUMM; COG:J), whose product MIRKQARQRRDYLYRKAVLLRDAEVSEKRAKLRAALASGKPLDPELAKDTQLRKDYDYDASRDVAEDDSLDIDDEYSELSGVVDPRILVTTSRDPSSRLMSFSKEMRLLFPTGIRLNRGNLVLPELVRSAQAEKLSDVILLHEHRGTPTAMTISHFPHGPTLMASLHNVVLRADIPRSIKGTVSESYPHLIFEGFTTKLGLRIVKILKHLFPPRDVTASKAAGNRVITFVNQDDCIEVRHHVYVRTSYDSVELSEVGPRFTMRPFSITMGTLENKDADSEWHLSQYTRTSRKKNYF is encoded by the exons ATGATT CGCAAACAAGCCAGGCAAAGGCGAGACTATCTCTACCGAAAAGCAGTTCTTCTGCGCGATGCCGAAGTTTCAGAGAAGAGGGCGAAGCTGAGAGCTGCCTTGGCTTCGGGCAAGCCGCTGGATCCAGAACTCGCCAAAGATACACAACTTCGCAAAGACTACGACTACGATGCGTCGCGCGACGTCGCCGAGGATGATTCTCTCGATATCGATGATGAATACTCCGAGCTTTCAGGTGTCGTTG ACCCTCGCATTCTTGTGACTACTTCTCGAGACCCC AGCTCGAGACTCATGTCTTTCAGCAAGGAAATGCGATTACTATTTCCCACGGGCATCAGACTGAATCGTGGTAATTTGGTGCTGCCAGAACTGGTCCGCTCAGCGCAAGCCGAGAAGCTCAGTGATGTGATTTTGCTGCACGAACATCG TGGTACACCCACGGCCATGACCATCAGCCATTTCCCCCACGGCCCGACATTGATGGCTTCCCTTCACAATGTTGTACTCAGAGCCGATATTCCAAGGTCGATCAAGGGAACGGTATCAGAATCCTACCCGCACCTCATTTTCGAAGGCTTTACAACAAAACTGGGTCTGAGAATTGTCAAGATCCTGAAGCATTTGTTCCCGCCACGAGACGTTACTGCCAGCAAAGCCGCAGGCAACAGAGTTATTACTTTCGTGAACCAAGACGACTGCATCGAGGTCCGTCATCACGTGTATGTGAGGACAAGTTACGACTCAGTCGAACTTTCCGAGGTTGGCCCACGGTTCACTATGCGACCAttctccatcaccatgggAACACTCGAGAACAAGGATGCTGATAGTGAATGGCACCTAAGCCAGTATACTCGCAccagcaggaagaagaactACTTCTGA
- a CDS encoding hypothetical protein (COG:S; EggNog:ENOG503NYQS), translating to MASSPKDLAPDVTTTTVTPDTTVTESGAGAAAAKPETNTTLGGDGAETTTRRAATFSVSPSQSQQQSGTNGGSGSGGGSVKSAAANGNSTADIDTTNPLDFSEDVSADNSLPTLATLKKIDNYIVLDRNGKSHTFRSLYTGRHVARRVLLVFVRHFYCGNCQDYLRTLSSAFSPSDLLGLPIPTFIVVIGCGDPGLIDMYTSETGCPFPVYTDPTRKLYAELGMIRTLALGERPAYTKTHLVRSSLASVVQGLKQIPKGLAHKGGDSRQIGGEFLFEPVSGEDVASPIKELGEWGRGERAGNGDGESVKMGVRHRASETPSIDGKNMELGGDGSEGVDKIVSWCHRMRNTRDHAEVPELMEVFGMAVGEMEKIPGDVKGLERERWERAIRERKGVGLGGKGRGSLER from the exons ATGGCGTCGTCCCCGAAAGATCTAGCGCCGGACgtgacaacaaccacagtcACCCCCGACACCACGGTTACAGAAAGCGGAGCGggcgccgctgccgccaagCCGGAGACTAACACGACGttgggcggtgatggtgcggagacgacgacgaggagggcaGCTACCTTTAGTGTCTCACCATCACAgtcacagcagcagtctGGAACAAACGGTGGcagtggtagtggtggtggttctgtcAAGTCGGCGGCGGCCAACGGGAACTCAACAGCCGACATTGACACGACCAACCCCCTCGACTTTTCCGAAGACGTCTCGGCGGACAACTCCCTTCCTACGCTGGCGAcgctgaagaagattgacAACTACATTGTGCTGGACCGCAATGGAAAGTCGCACACGTTCCGGTCGCTGTACACGGGGCGGCAtgtggcgaggagggtgttgcTTGTGTTTGTTAGGCATTTTTACTGTGGT AACTGTCAAGATTACCTCCGGACCTTGTCGTCTGCGTTTTCGCCGTCGGATTTGCTGGGTTTGCCCATCCCGACGTTTATCGTTGTGATTGGGTGTGGCGATCCGGGCTTGATCGATATGTACACCTCTGAGACTGGGTGTCCTTTTCCTGTTTACACGGATCCCACGCGGAAATTATATGCGGAGCTGGGCATGATTCGGACGTTGGCTTTGGGGGAGAGGCCGGCGTATACAAAGACTCATCTGGTCAGGTCGAGTTTGGCGAGTGTGGTTCAGGGTCTGAAGCAGATACCCAAGGGGCTGGCGCACAAGGGGGGCGATTCGAGGCAGATAGGGGGCGAGTTCTTGTTTGAGCCGGTTagtggggaggatgtggctAGTCCGATcaaggagttgggggagtgggggaggggagagagggctgggaatggggatggggagagtgTGAAGATGGGGGTAAGGCATAGGGCGAGTGAGACGCCGAGTATTGATGGGAAGAACATGgagttgggaggggatgggagtgagggggtggataaGATTGTTAGTTGGTGTCATAGGATGAGGAATACGAGGGATCATGCAGAGGTGCCGGAGTTGATGGAGGTGTTTgggatggcggtgggggagatggagaagataCCCGGGGAtgtgaaggggttggagagggagaggtgggagagggcgattagggagaggaagggagtaggtttgggggggaaggggagggggagtttaGAGAGATGA
- a CDS encoding hypothetical protein (EggNog:ENOG503NUNB; COG:U), whose protein sequence is MSYNPYNQGPSAEAGYGGGYGQPEQHEMQSYGQQYGQPYGGQSYGQQPYGAPQQQPYDPPQQQYGSSATVLTQNQFLERVSAIRQEIQGLTQIIRRVESLHHAALSSTDGHAQAELDAEVAKSQLKNTAIKDRIQSLKTDTERTTAEHGTFALKKRQFDSLNNDFKDTIQKFLQEEQAYRQRCREQIMRQYRIVNENATEAELQQAADANWGDEGIFQTALRSNRSGRASEVLGNVRARHNDMMKIEQSINDLVDLLDILNQQIVQQSAIIEDVAQKAEQTTDHLGNANTQIQTAVKSARNRRKLKWWCLGITILILIIIAVGVGVGVSLFKKNNSSAQ, encoded by the exons ATGTCGTACAATCCTTACAATCAGGGCCCCTCGGCCGAAGCTGGATATGGCGGCGGATATGGACAACCT GAACAGCATGAGATGCAATCATATGGACAGCAGTATGGACAACCCTACGGTGGACAATCTTACGGACAACAACCCTACGGCGcgccacaacagcaaccatatgatcctcctcagcaacagtACGGCTCATCAGCTACCGTCCTCACCCAAAACCAGTTCCTCGAGCGCGTGTCGGCCATTCGCCAGGAAATTCAAGGCTTGACCCAGATTATCCGCAGAGTCGAATCTCTTCACCATGCTGCCTTGTCCAGCACCGACGGCCATGCTcaggccgagctcgacgcCGAGGTCGCCAAATCGCAACTCAAGAACACGGCCATCAAGGACCGGATCCAGTCTTTGAAGACGGATACGGAGCGGACGACAGCCGAGCACGGCACCTTTGCCCTGAAGAAGCGCCAGTTCGACAGTCTCAACAATGATTTCAAGGACACCATCCAAAAGTTCttgcaggaggagcaagCCTACAGACAGCGCTGCCGCGAGCAGATCATGCGCCAGTACAGAATCGTCAACGAGAACGCCACCGAAGCCGAGCTGCAGCAAGCCGCTGATGCCAACTGGGGTGACGAGGGTATCTTCCAGACTGCCCTCCGCTCCAACCGCTCTGGCCGCGCCTCGGAAGTTCTCGGCAATGTCCGCGCTCGCCACAACGACATGATGAAGATTGAACAGTCCATCAACGACCTTGTCGACCTTctcgacatcctcaaccagCAGATCGTCCAGCAGAgcgccatcatcgaggaTGTGGCTCAAAAGGCCGAGCAGACGACGGACCACCTCGGCAATGCCAACACCCAGATCCAGACTGCTGTCAAGAGCGCTCGCAACCGGAGAAAGCTCaagtggtggtgcttgggtATTACCATCTTGATCCTGATCATCATCGCtgtgggtgttggtgtcggtGTTTCTCTTTTCAAAAAGAACAACTCTTCCGCTCAATAA
- a CDS encoding hypothetical protein (EggNog:ENOG503P8YI), producing MYGLGLRTSFYLLHLSTLFLELLEQEYIVLLLSAELVLNFALLLALILQVAAGGLHIVEVYILLLLLSVTVYLFVPRHAADLAMVFCPHLGLRVKSRGRGVDVLGCLRGGYGLVVVGVQVWFWGRGVDSVRYDDGGGGGGGDGKGCLEYGFLFGAMDLKSGSMKGLNILLVLGMLTGGLVVVGCVKSGWWGVRKGGRKKKMWEAQKWLEALGGLAIAVTVIVAIELTIRWNRIGAENSVNQATTAAQLIPLLLVIALISTFLYGVFSNDKSDDGSLVVTLEAGSSSSPSGSGTGSSPSGSGGSGPTPVVVAERPPAPSPPMPPSRHSPRFPGPPPGPPPASHHSGYSHSGYSHSGSPTPPSPLSPRIINVSPSGPVARPSVNYYRQVAPHPYFPYEGPEYYDPNRSPPRMSGGIGARWPRFAKPMGPRPPPSPTKSIDPANDKLWDEVLSGAPGTQGEPLITQKDIDDLFNPPPSAMLITDADVAAVMEPLVTDADVEEVIREMLTEQDIADALKDKKP from the exons ATGtacggcctcggcctccGCACGTCCTTttacctcctccacctctcgACCCTGTTCCTCGAGCTCCTAGAGCAGGAATATATCGTCCTTCTCCTGTCCGCCGAGCTCGTCCTCAACTTTGCGCTTTTGCTTGCATTGATATTgcaggttgctgctggggggttGCATATTGTTGAGGTgtatattcttcttcttctcctctccgtcACTGTCTACCTCTTCGTCCCGAGACATGCGGCGGATTTGGCAATGGTGTTTTGTCCTCATTTGGGGTTGCGGGTGAAAagtagggggaggggggtagaTGTGCTGggttgtttgagggggggttatggattggttgtggttggtgtgcaggtttggttttggggtaGGGGGGTGGATTCGGTTAGGTatgatgacggtggtggtggtggtggtggtgatgggaaagGGTGTTTGGAGTATGGGTTTTTGTTTGGGGCGATGGATCTTAAGAGCGGGAGTATGAAGGGGTTGAATattttgttggtgttggggatgctgactggggggttggtggtggtgggttgtgtgaagagtgggtggtggggggttaggaagggagggaggaagaagaaaat GTGGGAAGCACAAAAGTGGTTGGAGGCCTTGGGGGGCCTTGCGATCGCCGTAACCGTGATCGTTGCGATTGAGCTGACGATTCGATGGAACCGCATCGGGGCTGAGAACAGTGTAAATCAGgcaaccaccgccgcccaacTCATCCCGCTCTTGCTGGTTATCGCACTCATTTCGACATTTTTGTACGGGGTCTTCAGTAACGACAAGTCAGACGACGGTAGTCTGGTTGTTACGCTTGAAGCAGGgtcatcatcgtcgccaTCGGGCTCAGGTACTGGGTCAAGCCCATCCGGCTCTGGTGGTTCCGGTCCTACACCAGTTGTCGTTGCTGAAAG ACCACcagccccatcaccaccaatgcCACCATCAAGACACAGCCCGAGATTCCCTGGGCCACCACCCGGtccacctccagcttctcatCACAGCGGCTACAGTCACAGCGGCTATAGTCACAGCGGCTCACCTactcctccatcgcctctGAGCCCAAGGATAATCAACGTCTCACCCTCCGGGCCAGTAGCTAGACCATCAGTCAACTATTATCGCCAAGTGGCTCCCCATCCCTACTTCCCGTATGAAGGACCCGAGTACTACGACCCGAACAGATCACCTCCCCGCATGTCAGGAGGTATCGGGGCAAGGTGGCCACGTTTCGCGAAACCAATGGGTCCCCgcccgcctccctctcctaccAAGTCAATAGACCCAGCCAACGACAAACTCTGGGACGAAGTTCTCAGCGGCGCACCAGGCACACAAGGGGAACCACTGATAACTCAAAAAGACATCGACGACTTGTTCAACCCGCCACCGTCAGCAATGCTGATTACCGATGCGGATGTGGCGGCTGTGATGGAGCCTTTGGTGACAGACGCAGATGTGGAGGAAGTGATAAGGGAGATGCTGACGGAGCAGGACATAGCAGACGCTCTGAAAGATAAG AAGCCGTGA